The proteins below come from a single Bacteroidota bacterium genomic window:
- the lpxD gene encoding UDP-3-O-(3-hydroxymyristoyl)glucosamine N-acyltransferase encodes MVKLAELADFLGGRLQGNPELEVTGIAKIEEAGEGQITFISNPKYEKFLANTRASAVICSHDTTIPEHGPEHSIRVDDPYSAFLFTLERFNPPVSWSVPGIHPGAVIDRTATVGKDVFVGPGVVIYAGVKIGDRCRIHANTVIGPGTSLGDDCLLYPNVTVYHQVQIHDRVIIHAGAVIGSDGFGFVPGKDGVYRKIPQMGFVILENDVEIGANTTIDRATLGATVVKHGTKLDNLIQIAHNVNVGENTVMAAQVGVAGSVKIGSGCQIGGQVGIAGHLEIANQVNIGAQSGVSKSLTQSGFTYFGTPAKPVKEAFRQEGAMRQLPVLLRQVKELEDKLHHLEAKLSEGK; translated from the coding sequence ATGGTGAAACTTGCAGAATTAGCCGACTTTCTGGGCGGCCGTTTACAGGGGAATCCCGAGCTTGAAGTGACGGGTATCGCCAAAATCGAAGAAGCGGGTGAAGGCCAGATCACCTTTATTTCGAACCCGAAGTACGAAAAGTTTCTGGCAAACACCCGGGCCTCGGCCGTCATCTGTTCCCACGATACCACCATTCCCGAACATGGGCCGGAACACTCCATCCGGGTGGATGATCCCTATTCTGCCTTTCTGTTTACGCTTGAACGGTTTAATCCGCCGGTTTCCTGGTCGGTTCCCGGTATTCATCCCGGCGCCGTTATTGACCGCACTGCCACAGTCGGCAAGGATGTTTTTGTTGGTCCCGGTGTGGTGATTTATGCAGGGGTCAAAATCGGAGACCGTTGCAGGATTCATGCCAATACTGTGATTGGTCCCGGAACCTCTCTGGGCGATGACTGTCTGCTGTATCCCAATGTGACCGTCTATCATCAGGTCCAGATTCATGATCGGGTGATCATTCATGCCGGTGCAGTTATCGGTTCGGATGGATTTGGTTTTGTACCTGGAAAAGACGGTGTTTACCGCAAAATTCCGCAGATGGGCTTTGTGATTCTTGAAAATGATGTGGAAATCGGAGCCAATACCACCATCGATCGTGCAACACTGGGTGCCACAGTGGTTAAACATGGGACCAAACTCGATAATCTGATTCAGATTGCCCACAACGTCAATGTGGGAGAGAATACGGTCATGGCTGCACAGGTGGGCGTGGCTGGTTCGGTGAAAATCGGATCTGGTTGTCAGATCGGCGGGCAGGTCGGAATTGCCGGACATCTTGAAATTGCCAATCAGGTCAATATCGGTGCACAATCGGGAGTGAGTAAATCATTGACCCAGAGCGGGTTTACCTATTTTGGAACACCTGCAAAGCCTGTCAAGGAAGCTTTCCGTCAGGAAGGTGCCATGCGACAGTTGCCTGTCTTGCTTCGGCAGGTTAAGGAGCTGGAAGACAAACTCCATCACCTGGAAGCTAAACTTTCTGAAGGAAAATAA
- a CDS encoding OmpH family outer membrane protein gives MKNSLAILALVMLAGFSQPVSAQVKIGTVNSQQILENIPETKSIQQQMQKLREAAESEFATKVQKFQEEAADYERKKELLTPEKRKQTESELQSKQQELQQLNQYKVQELQQKQVELTKPMEEKVMSAIEAVAKKEGLTLVLDKTNSIANVVMYADDSLDITFKVLDYLKTAKAPAKPKSGK, from the coding sequence ATGAAAAACAGTCTTGCAATTCTTGCACTGGTTATGCTGGCCGGATTTTCTCAGCCGGTTTCTGCCCAGGTTAAAATCGGGACAGTAAACTCGCAACAGATTCTGGAAAACATTCCCGAAACCAAATCGATCCAGCAGCAAATGCAGAAGCTGCGTGAGGCAGCCGAGAGCGAATTTGCCACCAAGGTTCAGAAGTTTCAGGAAGAAGCCGCCGACTATGAAAGAAAAAAAGAGTTGCTCACCCCGGAAAAACGTAAGCAGACCGAGTCAGAACTGCAATCGAAACAGCAGGAGCTTCAGCAACTGAACCAGTATAAAGTTCAGGAATTGCAGCAAAAGCAGGTTGAACTGACCAAACCAATGGAAGAAAAGGTCATGTCTGCCATCGAAGCTGTTGCCAAAAAAGAAGGGTTAACCCTTGTGCTTGATAAGACTAACAGCATTGCCAATGTGGTGATGTATGCCGATGACAGCCTGGATATTACCTTCAAGGTACTGGACTATCTGAAGACTGCAAAAGCGCCGGCTAAACCCAAGTCTGGCAAATAA
- a CDS encoding OmpH family outer membrane protein, translated as MKNRFVFVFSFLMLFPLTGAAQSKIGFFDSNLVMEKLPEVKDVQSQLDILSDEWRREIQKMKKELDEKFQAFRTQQLLYSEEVRRKKEDEIIAMEQKIAEFQNQKFGVNGELFTKQSELMKPIQNSIFKAVKLVAEEEKLDYVFDRSSQLAIFYANPSLDLTEAIIKKIRVTGIDNQ; from the coding sequence ATGAAAAACCGTTTCGTTTTTGTCTTCTCATTTCTGATGTTGTTCCCGTTAACCGGGGCTGCCCAGAGCAAAATCGGCTTCTTTGACAGCAATCTGGTTATGGAAAAATTACCCGAGGTGAAAGACGTTCAGTCCCAGCTGGATATTCTGTCGGATGAATGGCGCCGGGAAATTCAGAAAATGAAAAAAGAACTGGATGAAAAATTTCAGGCATTCCGAACCCAGCAGCTTTTGTATTCTGAAGAAGTCAGACGGAAAAAGGAAGATGAAATCATTGCGATGGAACAAAAAATCGCAGAATTTCAGAATCAGAAATTCGGAGTGAATGGTGAACTCTTCACCAAACAATCCGAACTGATGAAACCCATTCAGAACAGTATTTTTAAAGCAGTGAAACTGGTCGCCGAAGAAGAAAAACTCGACTATGTGTTTGATCGCAGTTCGCAGCTGGCCATTTTTTATGCGAACCCCTCGCTAGATCTTACCGAAGCCATCATTAAGAAAATCCGGGTTACCGGCATCGACAATCAATAA
- the bamA gene encoding outer membrane protein assembly factor BamA has protein sequence MTNRLVFLLSLLLFSSSAFAQFGQPKQEMFTIAGISVEGAVFSDPQVVISNSGLAIGDQVSIPSDKFSNAVKRLWRQRLFSDIQILEDKRIGDQIFVVIKIQEYSRMDSWSFKGLDELDEDDLKKEITLIKGQMLDPATLKRWENLIVNRYAKDGYLKTTVKFTEEPITTGKVNLIIEVDEGPDVYVKKIKFHGNTGYEDDDLISEFKETRQDSWWRIFGGPKFKKDDYEKDKGILKDFYQEQGYKDFRIIRDSVYYHPDKPRELFIDIFLYEGNKYYVRNVNWIGNKLYSDTVLTDVLGFASGDVYDQKKLNQNLYFTQEGKDIGSLYYDRGYMFFSVDKQETVIGQDSVDLTFTITEGNQVNIGRVHIRGNTKTKEKVIRRELYTLPGYTFSRDAIVRSQRQISVLNFFNPEKIDIQTPIVDQETVDLVYTVEEKSSDQLNLSAGYSATFGFSGAVGLTFTNFAGGDLFEGSAWRPIPVGDAQRLSLDAQFGVNNRYNTFSISFQEPWFLDTPTSVGFSVYYTYQNIYYQLIQRGFSVSVGRRLKWPDDYFSGNWVFRYQSNDYSGGYNSLYYLSGFTTQYTLTQVISRNSFDNPIFPRSGSNLTLYTELAGPPFLPGTATYTKHKFFLEGYSRIAGDLVLFQSSRFGLLHTTKPNDLRAIPYQEYFYMGGSGLSAFETVSLRGYDDRMVGPLDASGIPIGAKSFYKYSAELRYPLTLNPQASVYFLTFLDAGNAWRTFDEAATFDLKRSAGAGVRIFLPFVGMIGLDYGYGLDGIGTNRNPNGWALTFSFGQGQ, from the coding sequence ATGACAAACCGGTTGGTTTTTCTCCTCTCCCTGCTGTTGTTTTCCTCCAGCGCATTTGCTCAATTCGGTCAACCCAAACAGGAAATGTTCACCATCGCCGGTATTTCGGTTGAAGGTGCTGTTTTCAGCGATCCGCAGGTCGTGATTTCCAACTCAGGTCTCGCCATCGGTGACCAGGTTTCCATTCCTTCCGATAAATTTTCCAACGCCGTTAAACGCCTGTGGCGTCAGCGACTGTTCAGTGATATCCAGATTCTGGAAGATAAACGGATCGGTGATCAGATTTTTGTGGTGATCAAAATTCAGGAGTACAGCCGGATGGACTCCTGGTCCTTCAAAGGTCTGGATGAACTCGATGAGGATGACCTTAAAAAGGAAATCACTCTGATTAAAGGACAAATGCTGGATCCGGCCACGCTGAAACGGTGGGAAAATCTGATTGTAAACCGGTACGCCAAAGACGGCTATCTGAAAACAACGGTTAAGTTCACCGAAGAACCGATCACCACGGGAAAAGTCAATCTCATTATTGAGGTTGATGAGGGACCGGATGTCTATGTAAAGAAAATCAAATTTCATGGAAATACCGGTTATGAGGATGATGATCTGATTTCTGAATTTAAAGAAACCCGTCAGGATAGCTGGTGGCGGATTTTCGGGGGACCCAAGTTTAAAAAGGACGATTACGAGAAAGACAAAGGTATTCTGAAGGATTTCTATCAGGAACAGGGTTACAAAGATTTCCGTATTATCCGTGACAGTGTTTACTACCATCCCGATAAACCACGGGAATTATTCATCGATATTTTCCTGTACGAGGGAAATAAATATTACGTTCGCAATGTGAACTGGATCGGTAATAAATTGTATTCCGATACCGTCCTGACCGATGTGCTTGGATTTGCTTCCGGCGATGTGTATGACCAGAAAAAACTGAATCAGAACCTGTATTTCACTCAGGAAGGCAAGGACATCGGGTCGCTTTATTACGACCGCGGTTACATGTTTTTCTCGGTGGATAAACAGGAAACTGTAATCGGGCAGGATTCGGTGGATCTGACCTTTACCATTACCGAGGGAAATCAGGTTAATATCGGCCGTGTTCACATCCGCGGAAACACAAAAACCAAGGAAAAAGTAATCCGCCGTGAGTTGTACACGCTTCCTGGCTATACCTTCTCACGCGATGCCATTGTACGTTCCCAGCGTCAGATTTCGGTGCTGAATTTCTTTAATCCGGAAAAAATTGATATCCAGACCCCCATCGTGGATCAGGAAACGGTGGATCTTGTTTACACGGTTGAAGAAAAATCGAGTGATCAGCTGAATCTGAGCGCCGGCTATTCGGCCACTTTTGGTTTTTCGGGTGCAGTGGGTCTCACTTTCACCAATTTTGCCGGTGGTGATTTATTCGAAGGCAGTGCCTGGCGTCCGATCCCAGTTGGGGATGCTCAGCGCCTCTCCCTCGATGCACAGTTTGGTGTCAATAACCGATACAACACCTTCTCCATCTCCTTTCAGGAGCCGTGGTTTCTCGATACACCTACTTCGGTTGGTTTCAGTGTGTATTACACCTACCAGAATATTTATTATCAGCTGATTCAGCGCGGATTTTCTGTCAGTGTCGGCCGCCGCCTGAAATGGCCCGATGACTATTTTTCCGGTAACTGGGTATTTCGTTACCAGAGCAATGATTACAGCGGCGGTTATAATTCCCTCTACTATCTGAGCGGTTTCACCACTCAGTATACACTGACTCAGGTGATTTCAAGAAATAGTTTTGATAATCCGATTTTCCCAAGAAGCGGATCGAACCTGACTTTATACACGGAGCTTGCAGGACCGCCCTTCTTACCCGGAACGGCTACCTACACAAAACATAAATTTTTCCTTGAAGGCTATTCAAGAATTGCCGGTGATCTGGTTCTCTTTCAGTCTTCCCGGTTCGGATTGTTGCACACTACAAAACCCAATGATCTGAGAGCCATTCCCTATCAGGAATATTTTTACATGGGCGGCTCTGGTTTATCAGCCTTCGAAACCGTTTCATTGCGCGGCTATGATGACCGGATGGTTGGTCCTCTGGATGCCAGTGGTATTCCCATTGGTGCCAAATCGTTTTATAAATATTCAGCAGAGTTGCGTTATCCACTTACTTTGAATCCACAGGCCAGTGTTTACTTTCTCACCTTTCTTGATGCAGGTAATGCCTGGCGGACTTTTGATGAAGCAGCCACCTTTGACCTGAAACGATCGGCTGGGGCAGGTGTGCGGATTTTCCTGCCGTTTGTGGGAATGATCGGATTGGATTACGGGTATGGTCTGGATGGAATTGGCACCAACCGGAATCCGAACGGATGGGCCCTCACCTTTTCCTTCGGACAGGGTCAATAA
- a CDS encoding isoprenyl transferase — protein MAVKDKRTPEDRRLQDELKAGCQIPAHIAIIMDGNGRWAKAKGQPRVTGHKAGVDSVRDAVEACAELGVSYLTLYAFSTENWGRPKDEVSALMSLLIHSLRKELRTLNENKIRLRTIGNTSDLPEKVRLELEQTVELTRQNDRMTLVLALSYSGRWDLVHACQQIAAGVKAGTIRPEDITSETVSENLSTAGIPDPDLLIRTSGELRISNFLLWQLAYSEFYITDCFWPDFRRNQLYEAIRAFNRRERRFGKVSEQLKPVSA, from the coding sequence ATGGCTGTGAAAGACAAACGGACCCCGGAAGATCGCCGGTTACAGGATGAGTTAAAGGCTGGTTGCCAGATTCCGGCACACATTGCCATCATTATGGATGGTAACGGAAGATGGGCCAAAGCGAAGGGTCAGCCACGGGTTACCGGTCACAAGGCGGGTGTTGATTCGGTCCGGGATGCCGTGGAAGCCTGTGCGGAACTCGGAGTTTCCTATCTGACCCTGTATGCCTTCAGTACCGAAAACTGGGGTCGCCCGAAGGATGAAGTCAGCGCCCTGATGAGTCTGCTGATTCACAGTCTGCGGAAAGAACTCCGCACATTGAACGAAAACAAAATAAGGCTCAGAACCATCGGGAATACCAGTGACCTGCCCGAAAAAGTCCGGCTCGAACTGGAACAGACGGTGGAATTGACCCGTCAGAATGACCGGATGACCCTGGTACTGGCTCTGTCCTACAGTGGTCGATGGGATTTGGTGCATGCCTGCCAGCAAATTGCAGCAGGAGTGAAGGCCGGCACCATCCGGCCGGAAGACATTACCTCTGAAACGGTATCGGAAAACCTGTCCACAGCAGGCATTCCTGATCCGGATCTGTTGATAAGAACCAGCGGGGAACTGAGGATTTCCAATTTTCTTCTCTGGCAGTTAGCGTATTCAGAATTTTACATCACCGACTGTTTCTGGCCGGATTTCCGCAGAAACCAGCTGTATGAAGCCATCCGTGCCTTTAACCGCAGGGAACGGCGATTCGGAAAAGTCAGTGAGCAACTAAAGCCGGTATCGGCATAA